tttttattcCTCCACTGCAAGGTATATCTTTTTATTCATCCAAGTATGCATCTTTATGGAGTTTTGTAGCTTGTGATGAAGTGTTTAGTGTAGCCAATCTTAAAGCTTCATTCGTGGAGGAGTTTAAGTCTGAACGTTCTTTAAGATTTgaatagttttcatttttgaaggATTTGGTAAAGATCCCAACATTTTAACGTTAACATGTGTGGATTCACAGGTTTATTCTTTGGACTGGACACCTGAGATGAACCAGATTGTCAGTGCATCTCAACAAGACACGCTCAGTTAGAAGAGAAAAGTGATGGAAAAGGGAAAGACACAACCAAAGGGCCAATTGATAAAGTGCTGAAAATGCAATCGTTTAGATCTTGAAAAGGTCAGACTTTAATAATACGATTAGTTAAATTctattattatatactaatatatatctaaatggGTATATCACTCTGCCCACCTGCACCAAAACAAACTCACACGCTCACAggtttatatatactatttatgtataatttagATACTGAAAATGTGGGAGATTGGCACATTTCTCCATTAGAGTTACTCCACAGTGGTCCTTTGCTTGATTTTGATCTTCTTCCAGGATGTTGTTCTTCAATGGCTGCCTTGAGTTTACCGTCTCTACCAAATGTCCTTATCTCAGACACTTGTGGAGAAGCTTATGGTCTCTGTGAGTAACCAACTTGAACCATAGATCTACATAGATAGTTCGTTGTTTGTCTCATATAGTTTTGTTCATCAATTTTCAGGTCAAAGCTGCAGAGCCTTTTCCTTCAATCGTTGCAGCATCTAAAACTATTGCAGTGGTTTCATCTGGATTGTGTGGAGATCACGGAGATGCCATACATTTGACAACAATAATGCTATCGATATCAATGAACATAAAATTTTCTCCAACTCTCTCTTTTTCATGTTACCACCACTCCATTATAAGAAGCTatctagagattttttttttctgccaaCAGCTATCTAGAGATTTCATACTTCataataactttaaaaattgaaaaataatctACATTTTCATCTTTTTAGTATCTAGATCAAATCTATTAACGACACATTTAATAATTGATgaaatatttctaattattttcaaTCGAACCAAGTTCTTTTCACCAAAATTTCTTTGAACATATAATAATATAGTAAATACgtaaatataattcaaaaatatatagaattctgaagaaaaaaaattagagtaagagatgtaaagtttttttttgaacacgagATTAAAAGGTGCTTCCTAcattagaaaaaaacaatagtTTGTTCCCCAAAAGTATACATAAATtaacaagaaattaaaaaaaaacacaactaaTGACTAATATATAAGCAGAACAGAAATCTAATTAGAAATTctggaaaatgaaaaaaatagaaaatatacaaatgaaaCGATAAAACATATAGTGAAAGTGCACAATATagcttgaaattttaaaattagtcaACGATTAATAATTGTGAAAATACATCAtatcattttcatatataaatttcaagCATACATAGAGAAAATCAAAAAGATTTAAAAGGGAAATCCATTTATGATATTGTTTTTAACGTTTATCAAACCAAAGacagcaaaaataaaaaatagtgaatcttacataactttttttttctatttttagtcACCAAACTGAAGTTTAcagaaattaataagaaaaaatgatggataaacaaaatttaaaataaaaagaaacacttagaaaaataaaaattcccAACATGTaaaggacaaaaaaaaataaaattattcgaactaaataatataataaaaattcacaatataacctaaaatatataacttccAATAATACATAGGAAAAactcataaaatcaaatattatttatgaTAATGCTTTTCCACGTTAAATCTAACTAAACGGGGCCAGAGTTTAAAAGGAAAGTAGTGGATCTTTTggaattttctgttttttatgGTGGCAACATTTAAGATAAtggaaattaaaaacaaactctTGGAAGACCGCAATCAAGAATTTGTATATAATCAAAACCAAGAGTTAAAAAATAGTAGGAAAAAtaagcaagaaaaaaataaaacaataaacttGTGCTAAGTGCATAAAAACTGTAGAACAATTGCAAAAGAAATGTGTGATACCAAGCACAATTTTAAGGCTATTACATCCTATCAAATACTAAAAACACATCCAGCTTCATTACTGAatgaataaagaaaacaacGTGTTAAATCAAAACTTTGATAATACTAACATCTTCAGAAACAAACACGATAAAATTTACATGAAGATAAAAGTATAAACGTATTTTAGATAAGTCAAATAAAAATGGTTTAAGCAAAAATACAAACTACTCTATTTTTACTTGAATATATAGGAAATAATCAATCACATATGAGGTTGTCTTTCTGGTAATCAAATAAACACAATACTAATGAATTGCGATAATTACAAATGAAACAATATAAGGATATCTATATGATAGAAAATCAAACGTTCCTTACGCAATGTCCCTACTATGAAGAACAAGACAAAGGGAACTAATAGGATCTTTATAATGCCACCAAGAAGTTGCAAGTTCAATGATCTTGAAAGTAGATGCAGTGATTGTTTATATTACAAGCAAATAGATAAATTCTTGGAGACAGTTAACCCTTTATAAGAACAGCCTCCATTTATGGATCCATTTCGGTTCTTCTCAATTTTCCATTCCAATGGtttcaatttttaatagttttgctTTGTTGATCCCATCACAGACGGTGTTTGAGTTTCCATTACTTTTTATAAGAAATGCAACATCAATTTGTTAATTATTAACTCTATGATTCTATGAACAAATCAATTTGATTGGAATGctaaaaaataagattataaacaaacaaaaaagtaaatgacaacaaaaattaaaatacgtATTTCAAACAGTGATCGTCTAAAAATACATTTCTTCTTTAATAACACCTACTTATTTTACGTTACACTTCTGTTATTTAACTCATCTTTTCAATAACATATTCAGCATACAGATAAACTGTTACTAAATGCAATCATCTAAACTCAATTCCATCGTACAAACAATAATCATGTCAACCACATAATCAGCTTTGAGagtccaaaatataaaaaaccacAACTAGCCAGTCAATCATGGCTTAAAAACATACAACTAGAATACACGTAAACCACATCTAACCTATATAATATGTTATACGTAGCAACCTATTAATATAAACACAAACAACGAAATCAAACATAATTAGTTTTCGTATACATAATCCTTCTACACCCTAACATTCTTAAAAACCATAAACGTTGTTATACACTTCTCTTGAAAATGCTAATATACACATaatgaaaatatacaataatataattatatatatgacaCGAAAAGCATATCCTGCGATAAGCATAAGATCATTTTCTTTCGacgtattttcattttcatttctgTGAACATACTTCTTTTACTAAGACCATAAAATGAATTGTAAATTCAcgtaaaaacaaaacatacgaaccccggaataccactagttgGTTTATAAAATTGCGAATTTTAGGGggaaaaaagaagcaaaagaacTAATAATTGAACCGAGTTTAAAACATGTTCATACTCTTTAAATTAAAAGACATAACAACTCCAGAGATTAAATCCAACACAAATGAATATCATAAAGCGACAACCAAAATCTTTGCCTAAACACGATACAACTACTGACTGGCTCCGAGCCACTTGGTGAAGTTATCAAATTCGGTGTAATCACTGTCAGAGATCATAGTCTGGTACCACGCCTTGCCTGCAGCTTTAATAGCCTGTGCCTCCTCCTAGAGAAAAAGAATACAGCAAAATGGTTAAATAAATGAGACGGCTTTGCGATTCTAATTCACAACACCTTATGACATTCCTAAAGGGAAACGAGACTATGAAATGTTCAGAAAAGAACATGAGCTTCCCTCCAGAACCAAGCTTCATCAATCAAACAAcaatttcaaacaacaaaatcACATATAAACAACACAGCTTATTTACAACGCATATGAGTTCAACAAGATTAGTACCAACATAGTATAGATTACTTAGCACAAAATGATATAATCCATTAGAAATGACTGACAATTCGTATACGTGAAAAAAGGTATAGAGAAAGGAGAGCGTTGAGTTTACCTTAGTGACgggtttcctcttcttctccaacTTCTCCTTCTTAGACTTAACCCTTTGTGCTTCAGCCAACAAAGACATCCTCTTCGCGGTCTTAGCATACGGATTCAACTTAAGCATCACATTAAGATTCTTCAAAGGATTCTTCTTCATCACAGCCCTCTTCGCATCCTTCTTAATCGGCTTCACCACGCTCTGAACCTCATCAGAGTTAATAATCCTAGCCAAATCAGCATTCACCATCTTCGCACGAGGCAACACATAACCCTTCTTCTTCTCAGACGGCTTCTCAAACGAGCCGTAGATagactcaagcttctcaaaagcAGACTTAGTCCAAATCACAAACCTCCCAAGGTGACCACCAGGAGCTAGCTTCAACAAGTTAAGCCTCTCCACGTGACAAAGCTCAACACCAGTAATGTTCCTAAACGCTTTCACAATCTTAGCTCCCTCGGTTCCGAAAACAACAAGAGGACCTTTCCGACAAATGTAACGACGGTTCCTCATCTTACCTACACCAGACCTAATCCCGATACTGTCCTTAGCCTTCTCGGCGTCATCGTAAGCACCGATCTGCTTCAAAACCTTGATCGCAGCGGAGGTCTTCTCAACAGCCTCAGCTGAATCGCTAACAACGAGAGGCATCTCGGGGACGTTCTCGATCTTGTGACCACGAGCCATCACTAGAGAGGGAACAGCTGTAGCCGCAATGGCGGAGACGATCGCGTGCCTCTTCATGTTGACGTTGACGCGACGGTGCCAGCGTCTCCAGATCTTAGTCGGAGCGAACATCCGACCACCACGACACATGTTTCCGAAGGCTGCTTGACCGGCGCGGTGAGTTCCGCCGCCGGGAACACGAGGGATACGGGAGACGGCGCGTCCGGTTCCCCAGGACTCGGCGGAGGTCTGGTGACCGGCTTTTTTGGAGACGGCGTAAGGCTGGCGGCTGTTGTTGGAGATTTGGGCGTGGACGAAGCTGACGATGTCGGGCCTCACGGGGGCTGTCATGACGTCGGGCAAGCAGACTGTGGTGGATTGGTCGGTGGACATGTCACCGTCGAGTCCTTGGACGGAGACTAGAGGGCGTGCGGCGGCGGCGGCTGCCATTGTTTTTGGAGGGAAATGAGGATTTGGGATCGAGGCTGTGCGTTAGGGTTTTTggggaaatatatatatagtaaatggTTGATGTATCTGTTGTCTGAAAATCTATTGTCTGAAAAGCCCATAGGCCCAAATATAATAAAAGCCTAATTTCTTGGGCCTTTCCTCAAATTTTACTGGGCTATTGAACGAGTTGGAAAACTGGAGATTTTAATACAATACTGAATAGTTTTATAGTATTAATTAGTTTGGAAATGTATAATCCTTGAAATCGAGGGTAAAAGGGCTGATATATTAGTCTGAATAAATTTGGAATAAGAGAATACTATTTAGTTTTATATGTAATCTTTGCCTCTGATAGCGTATGTGTGCATTTAATCTGCTGAACATTCTGAACTTCTgctacaaaacattttaatttctAAGTTCCCCATTTTCACTTGTGATATTTTGAAACAAGATCTATTAGAAACACGCCAAAGACTTGGCTGACTCTAGAACAAGATGCAACAACTCTTTTGTAAACAGAATTGGAATCCATGTTTTGGTGCGAAAAGCCTCTAGAGACTTAGCAAGTAGAACATTTTACATTAGTCGCGCAAACTTTAATCAAAGAACTATCAGTAACATAGGATAACCATTACCTTTATATCGAGAATCATAGTGTTTGATTATTCCTCGTCGTCTGAACTCTCCTCGCTGCTGTATTCACTGCTATCATCCTCCATAATGTCAAGCTGAACTTCTCGGACATGTATGACATCAGGCGGCCTGTGAAGTCCCTGAGGAGGCCGCACTTGTTGCTGCTCCTGTGCTCTAGGCGCGGGAACCAACTCAGGCGGTAACACGACAGGGTCTCCTGGTTTCCATCCAGGAGGCGGAGCCGGCAAACGCCAATCTTTCGGCAGTTCCACCGGCATTCCCGGTTTCCATCCCGAGGGAACTGCGATGTTCGGTGGAAGCAGGCCCTGAATCGCAGACAGATCTGGAGGAGGTGGTGGCGGCTCCATGAGAGCTTCTACCTTCTTCTCAATGTTCTCCACGGTTTTCGGTAGACCGATGTCGAGATCAGCGAAGGCGTAGAGCTGAGAAGCTCTCATTTGCTCGTCTTGTGGAGCTGGTGGCAATGCGCCACGGAGAGGCGCTTGCCCTGCGCCGAACTCAGGAGGAGCGAATGTTGTGTAGCTAATCTTGTGAGCGTAGGCTAAGATGTCCTTAAGCTTGAGCTGAGAAGAAACTGTTGTGGAAGACTCATTGTCATTCTCTTCGTCTTCAGTTTTGGTTCGTTTTGGCTTGCGGTAATCGGAGTAATCGTCGACGAGCATATCGAGAACACGTTCAGCTTCCTTGAGCTTGTTGGCGAAGGCGAGGAGAGACGAATCTTTTGATTTGATCTCACGCGCGAGCTTCTGCTTCGCGTCCTGGAGATCGAGGATCTCCTGAAGCTCCGTGACGGCTTCGAAGAGCTGCGTCTGGAGGGAATTGAACTGAGAGAGGATCTCCTTGGTTGACGAAGGATTAGGGATTTCAAGCGGCGGAGGCGGCGGGAGCGAGTGCGACGAGGTGAGGAACGAAGGGAGGGAGCCGCGAAAGGCGGAGAGCCAGAGCGCGCGATTGGGAGAGACGTCGAAGAGTTTGGATGATAAAACCGCCATCTGCTGGAGAAGAGCCTGCGCTCGGGGGAGCGGCGGAAGGAGTGATAGCAAAGCGGAGGAGGAAACAGGCGCCGAGGAAGAGGATGAGGCTGCGGCTACGGAGGAGGAAGGTGGTAGGTTAGGAGGTGGTTGTTGGATCTGTTGTTGTTGGTGGTGAGATTGGGAGGATGAGGAGGAGGTTGGATGGCCATGACGAGAAGGCGTTAGATTTTGCACGGAAGGAGAGCCAGGGCCTGTCAGCCCTAGTCTCGCCGGAGATTGACCGATCTGATGCTGTAGCATCCTCGCCGCCGGCGAAAGTTAGAGAACAATCTAGGGAGAGTACATCGAAGAACTTCCTTTAGTATATAAGATCGACGGTTGTGATCAGTTGCGAAAACACCCAAACTTTCAAACCTTCGTGCCAGGACAGAGGGTTTAAAAGACCCTTGCGGCCCATAAAGACCCTCTCGGCCCATACCAATGCGATCCTTTTATGGTTACCGTTAACCGAGTTTTCAGAAAGAGAAGCTGGGTACAGATATAATGCAATAGTTTGGATACATTGCCTTTGGTTTCAGTATATGTGTgtatgaccaaaaaaaaatacaatcgTGACTACAGATTTCAAAACGCATGAACAAATAAAtagatatcatttttttttactacatACACACAcattgataaatatatagagATCTACCATTCACCGAACTGGTTCTGACCAAAACTGCCATATTCCCCTCTTGGTCAGTTATGTTCTCCTCAGACAACAACCGCAAGCAGCATCTGACACAATCCACCGAATGCAGAGAGATTAGATAGACAACTGGTAAGCTCCTTAAGAGAAATGAGATGAGGATTATAGGCAGCAGAGGGGCGAGATCAAAACGACACTTACTTGATAGCTGATAGACAGTTGTTGTGAGCAAGAAGTTCCCCAAGAAGATATATCACTTGTTTGGTTCTTGACCAGAGGTCCCGCACTACCCCCGCTAAGAGCTTAATTGTTCAGGACCTTCCCCTGCAGCATCAGAGTATTCAGACTATTTCAAGGTTAAATTACTTCTCTTGCAAGAACATCAATCCAGAAGTCAGCAGTTCATGTGTGTAATATATATCTCACAAAGCAATCAATCCTCATCTTAAtcattaaaattctaaacacaaACCAAGATAGAAATAGACTTATTTCCAACGAGCATGGAAGCTATGATCAACGTAACACTTACAGCAGGTTCGAAGTCCGGGTTTGACAAGTTCACTGTGAGGTTTCTCATCAATAGCAGAACCTGCAAGGCATACTGCCATTAGTGAAGGGTACTCAAGGAGAACGCAGAGTTCAAGACACGCTTAAATGATGAATGTATCACTGTCACACACATCATTTAACTTAAAAAGGCAATCAAGCAGGTTCTAACTCACAGTTTCGAAATTAATAGGATCCATTTCCTTGAGCTTTTTCATGCGGCCTTTGCTGTCAGGATCGAAGACACTCCCAATGAAGTTATAAACTTCAGCAAAATCAGGAAGACCTGCCAAAAAACAACCAATTACAACAATGTCTACCATAAAATAATAACTCAGAAGCAGTTCCGGAATTGTTTGAATAATTACCGTGCATTGAGGGAGCTTGATTCGCCGTCTTGGAATCTGATACTGTTCTGCTTGAGCTTGCTATACAAGATGCTGAAGGACTACCCTCACTTGTTGAGCCATTCGATTCAATAACATCTGAAACAAGTAACATATTTAGCATATGAACCTTCACCATGTGGAGCAACTCGACGgccaagcaaaaaaaaaaaaaagagtgtagATGAGAGTGCTTGCCTTCTCCTCCACAAAGAGTAGTAAGTTCATCTTTTGGTAGAATAACCTCGCTTACGGCTATGTTAAGCAATGCAGAGGTATCATCATCCCATGAAGTATATCCAGGAACATTATTTATTTGAGTAGGAAAGGACATGGAGACATGAAGCGACATTTGAGCTGCAAACAATTGAGTTTAGTTAAGATTGAGTATATAACTTCATATCTCCACCCAAGTCAATTTTAGTAATAATAGAACTAACCATTCTTAGATGCCTTCTGAGGATATGGATGAGCGGCTTTGCGTTTAGGCCTAGGGGGTGGCACGTGTGCTAAGGTCCCGTTTTTCTCGAccttcaaaaagtatttttgggCATGGCTCCTGATCTGTAGCAAAACAAGAAGGTTAAGTGCCAATGTATAATATATACACCAGAGTCCAAAGCAGCTGATATCAAACCTGAATAACTGTCTTTGAACCAACAAAATCTTCAATCTTTTTCCAGTCACGATCAAACCTAAGGTCGAAAGAAAATTGCCAGAGACAGGTAAGTAGTATCAGCAACAAAGTGTCTGAATAAAAGACAAAGTAGCTTCTGCAAAAGCCCATTTTACAATACTAACCCCTGTCTTATTAGTGTATTAATCACATACTAAGAAGAAATGaaacaaatttaagaaaattcaGCTACAATTAGAACTAATGACTACACAAAATCAGCAAACCAAATCCATGGtcggagaagagagaaaagaggtTTTACAATTGAAGAGCTTCGAGAAACTTATCGTGCTCTCCTTCAGTCCAACTCTCTCTAGACTTGGTGATGGTGTAAGCTTTCCTCACCTTCTTCTCCGGAGCTTCCGTCGATAATGAATTCACCGTCAGATCTGTAGACGTTTCCGTCGGTCTTTCTTCAGCGA
This genomic stretch from Brassica napus cultivar Da-Ae chromosome C9, Da-Ae, whole genome shotgun sequence harbors:
- the LOC106450522 gene encoding protein REVEILLE 4 isoform X2, encoding MTSSLSSNPVIAEERPTETSTDLTVNSLSTEAPEKKVRKAYTITKSRESWTEGEHDKFLEALQLFDRDWKKIEDFVGSKTVIQIRSHAQKYFLKVEKNGTLAHVPPPRPKRKAAHPYPQKASKNAQMSLHVSMSFPTQINNVPGYTSWDDDTSALLNIAVSEVILPKDELTTLCGGEDVIESNGSTSEGSPSASCIASSSRTVSDSKTANQAPSMHGLPDFAEVYNFIGSVFDPDSKGRMKKLKEMDPINFETVLLLMRNLTVNLSNPDFEPAGKVLNN
- the LOC106450522 gene encoding protein REVEILLE 4 isoform X1 — translated: MTSSLSSNPVIAEERPTETSTDLTVNSLSTEAPEKKVRKAYTITKSRESWTEGEHDKFLEALQLFDRDWKKIEDFVGSKTVIQIRSHAQKYFLKVEKNGTLAHVPPPRPKRKAAHPYPQKASKNAQMSLHVSMSFPTQINNVPGYTSWDDDTSALLNIAVSEVILPKDELTTLCGGEDVIESNGSTSEGSPSASCIASSSRTVSDSKTANQAPSMHGLPDFAEVYNFIGSVFDPDSKGRMKKLKEMDPINFETVLLLMRNLTVNLSNPDFEPASEYSDAAGEGPEQLSS
- the LOC106372610 gene encoding 60S ribosomal protein L4-2-like, which translates into the protein MAAAAAARPLVSVQGLDGDMSTDQSTTVCLPDVMTAPVRPDIVSFVHAQISNNSRQPYAVSKKAGHQTSAESWGTGRAVSRIPRVPGGGTHRAGQAAFGNMCRGGRMFAPTKIWRRWHRRVNVNMKRHAIVSAIAATAVPSLVMARGHKIENVPEMPLVVSDSAEAVEKTSAAIKVLKQIGAYDDAEKAKDSIGIRSGVGKMRNRRYICRKGPLVVFGTEGAKIVKAFRNITGVELCHVERLNLLKLAPGGHLGRFVIWTKSAFEKLESIYGSFEKPSEKKKGYVLPRAKMVNADLARIINSDEVQSVVKPIKKDAKRAVMKKNPLKNLNVMLKLNPYAKTAKRMSLLAEAQRVKSKKEKLEKKRKPVTKEEAQAIKAAGKAWYQTMISDSDYTEFDNFTKWLGASQ
- the LOC106450523 gene encoding mediator of RNA polymerase II transcription subunit 4-like, producing MLQHQIGQSPARLGLTGPGSPSVQNLTPSRHGHPTSSSSSQSHHQQQQIQQPPPNLPPSSSVAAASSSSSAPVSSSALLSLLPPLPRAQALLQQMAVLSSKLFDVSPNRALWLSAFRGSLPSFLTSSHSLPPPPPLEIPNPSSTKEILSQFNSLQTQLFEAVTELQEILDLQDAKQKLAREIKSKDSSLLAFANKLKEAERVLDMLVDDYSDYRKPKRTKTEDEENDNESSTTVSSQLKLKDILAYAHKISYTTFAPPEFGAGQAPLRGALPPAPQDEQMRASQLYAFADLDIGLPKTVENIEKKVEALMEPPPPPPDLSAIQGLLPPNIAVPSGWKPGMPVELPKDWRLPAPPPGWKPGDPVVLPPELVPAPRAQEQQQVRPPQGLHRPPDVIHVREVQLDIMEDDSSEYSSEESSDDEE